The sequence TCCACCTGATCGGCGAGCAGGTGGGCTGTAAAAGCCGTTTGCCGGGAGGTCTGAATTTCACTCGTCAGGTAAACAGGCGTGGGTTTCCCGGCTTCATGATAGCGAACCTGAACACGGGCTGGCTCTTTGGTTTGAGCCCATAACATGACCTCCCGCATATCAGAATAACCCACCATCGGACCCGCCTGGAGTTTACTACGGGCAGGCGCTACTTTTGCCGATTGCCCGGCTGTAAGCAACGGGTTGACAAACAGTATCCACAAGAGTATGTGTCGAATATTGTACATAGTAGAAAGATGGCGTAATTTTGCGGTTCGTTTACTGAAACCATGCAACTAAAAGACCGCAACTATCAGATTCAGGGCGTTGACGTGTTGGCGATTGCCGAAGAATTCGGTTTGCCTGCATACGTATATGACGCAGACAAAATTATCGAAAAAATTGGCTTGCTCCGGTCATCTTTTACCGGGGTTAACCTAAAGATCAAGTATGCGGCCAAAGCGCTGACAAACGTATCGATTCTGAAATTGATGCGGCAGCAGGGTGTTGAAATGGATTCGGTGTCGGTCAATGAAGCACGTATGGGTATGTTGGCTGGTTTTGAGCCCGGCCAGATCATGTTTACGCCCAGCGGAGTGGCTTTCGATGAAATTCGTGAAGCGGTTGACCTCGGTCTGCAACTGAACGTCGATAGCCTGCCCTTACTGGAGTGGGTTGGCCAAACCTATGGTGGTGCCGTCCCGATCAGTATCCGGATTAACCCGCATATCGCCGAAGGTGGAAATATCAAGATTTCGACTGGCCATGCCGATTCCAAGTTTGGCATTTCCATTCTGCAACGGCCTGAAATTCGGGCTGTGGTTGAGAAATATCACATGTCGGTAGCAGGCTTACATATTCACACAGGTTCGGACTTTAAAAATGCCAATGCGTTTCTGCGTGGGGCCGAAGTTTTGTTCGAACTCGCCAGCGATTATCCCGACCTTAAATTCATCGATTTCGGTAGCGGCTTTAAAGTAGCCTACAAAGCGGGCGATCACATCACCGATATCGTTGATCTGGGCCGTAAGGTTTCCGAAACATTTCAGGCTTTCTGCCAGCAATATGGTCGGGAACTGGAGCTTTGGTTCGAGCCCGGTAAGTTTCTGGTGAGCGAATGCGGTCATTTACTGGTACGGACCAATATCGTTAAAGAAAATCCGACAAGAACGTTCGTAGCCATTGATTCAGGGCTGAACCACCTCATCCGGCCCATGATGTATGACGCTTATCATGACATCAAAAACGTTTCGAACCCACTGGGTAACGAGAAAACGTATACTGTCGTTGGCTATATCTGCGAAACAGACACCTTCGCTACTGATCGGCCACTTCCTGACGTACGACCCGGCGATGTGCTGTCGTTCGAGAATGCGGGGGCCTATGGCTTCAGTATGTCTTCCAACTATAACGCCCGCCTTCGTCCGGCAGAAGTGTTGGTATACGACGGAAATCCATACCTGATCCGCCAGCGCGAGACCTTCGAGGATTTGATGCGCGGTCAGGTTGACGTTCCCATTTTGAATTCAGAAATAATTGAGCAACAAGTATAAGGTAACAGCTTACAGCATTCTATTTGTGGTTGTCTGACGCATGAATCACCGCATCCCGAATGCTGAAAATCGAATACCATAAACCATAAACCACAATGGGAAGAGCGTTTGAATACCGGAAAGCGCGTAAAATGAAACGGTGGGGGCAAATGGCAAAGACCTTTACCCGCATCGGAAAAGATATCGTTATCGCCGTTAAAAACGGTGGTCCTGACCCCGACACCAATGGTCGTCTGCGGGCTATTATCCAGAATGCCAAAGCGGCTAACATGCCGAAGGAAAACGTAGACCGGGCGATCAAAAAAGCCTCGTCGAAGGATCAGGAAGACTATAAAGAGATCGTTTATGAAGCCTATGCTCCACACGGCATAGCGCTCGTTATCGAAACAGCAACCGACAATCACAACCGTACGGTAGCTAACGTTCGGAGCTATCTCAATAAACTTGGTGGTAGCCTCGGCACCCAGGGTATGCTCGATTTTCTCTTCGACCGGAAATCCGTCTTTCGCATTCCGGCCGACGGTATCGATCAGGAAGAACTCGAACTGGAACTGATCGATGTTGGGGGCGATGAAATAGAATTTGACGATGAAGCGAATCAGTATGTGATCTATGGTGAGTTTACGGCGTTTGGGTCTATTCAGAAGTTTCTGGAAGAAAAAGGCTATGATATCAAACAGGCCGAGTTCGAGCGTATTCCCAATGATTACAAGGAACTAACCGACGACGAAGTTGCCGATGTAGAAAAGCTCATCGAACGTATCGAAGAAGACGATGACGTGCAGATGGTATATCACAATATGCGATAGATAAAGGCAATTCTGTAAAAAAAGTAATTGGGGTGAATAAGGTAATTGGTTTAGCCAATCCCTTACTCACCCCAATTACTTTTTCTAAGCTTAATTTATTTCATGCTGACTCCTTCGCGCAGAATCTGCACCCAACCCTTGAGCACCTGCGCCGGTGCCTCACGATCCAGCATCGCATACCGTACCGTTACCTGATAGTAGTATAAACCACTCGGCAGATCGGCTCCGTCGCTTGATTTGCCATCCCAGGCCAGGGTCGAACTCGTGCCTTCGTAAACCTTGCTGCCATACCGGTTGTACACCACCAACGCTACACCCTCCACAAATCGGGGACACTTTAATGGCTGGAAAAGATCATTCTTCCCATCCCCATTCGGCGTGAACACGTTCGGCAGAACAAAAGCCGGACAGGCATCATTACAGACTGTGTTTGAAGGCAAACTCTCCACACCCGACTTGCTGACAGCCGTCACATAATAACAACCTGCCACCGTGGTCAGATTCGTGTGGTCAAAACTCGTCGTAGGAGCGGGAATACTGGCTAGTTCGGCCGGTTTATCCTGCTGATAGCGTCCATAATACAGCTTATAGCCCACCACATTGGGATCGCAGGTGGGCCCGCTGGTAAGGGTCCAGTGGAGCTTGTTGGTAAAACTGGTTTGACCGCACAGGCTCTCACTGCTGAGGCTGGCACAGTTCAGACTATCCAGTCCCAGATTCGGCGAACAGGGCTTGGTGGTATCGCTCGGTGTGGCACAGATGATCTGACTGTAATTGATCAGTATACCCAGAGTAGCCAGTTTAGGGTCGGCATACTGGCCTCGGGTCATCACCCGATAACAGTAGCTGCTGTCGGCCGAAAGTTGACGGCTGGTATTTCCATCGGCCACAAAGGTATCGTTGCCCGTATCGGTAAAGACATAGGTCTGGGCACCCTGCACCCGCACCTCGGCGATTTTGTTAAAGGGCCCATTGGGACCGGAGCGGCTCCGATAGACGTCGTGGGTCTGGTTATCGTTAGACCAGGGCGTGTTGGCCTGCCAGCTCAGGGCGACCTGTCGCTGGGCGGGAGTAACAGCCAGGCGGATGCTGGAAGCGGGGTCAGTCACATCCAGCCGGGTGAGCTGGCCATTGGTGCCCGTATAGTAAAACTCGACCCGGTAGCGATATGCATTCGCGGTCGTATTTAGCGCACTCACGGAGCTGCCTCTGTCGACAAACACCGTATCTGCTACCCCAGCCTGGAGGTTCGTGTTGATGGTTGCGATGTTGACAAAATCAGCACCGGCCAGCCCCGTGGCTCGTTGGAGTCGGTATTGGTACGGAGCGCCTAAATCGCCGGGGTTGAGCCCCAAAGGTCGGGTCCATCGAACGGTAATCCGTCCTCGTTGTGTATCCGTGCTATCAACGGTAACCTGTGTCATCACGGGAGCCAGCAGCGGCAATTCGAGACAGGCTTCGGTAGAGACCACGCTAAGTCCGCCGTTGTTGCCAATGCCGGGATTGCTGGCTACGATCCGGTACGAATAGCTGACGCCCCGTTTGAGTGAACTGGTATCGATGTAGCTGGTCGCTGTATAGGGAATACGGGCAATCTCCTGATAGCCGTAGCTGGCGGGTAATCCAGTCGTACAACTTTGGGAGACAATAGGCGTACAGCCTTCTTTGCGATAAATGATCAGTTTAGTCGTATCACTTGCTCCGCCAATCGAAGCGATTCGCCCGCAGCTATAGGCGGTCCAGTTGAGTTGAATGGCTCGCCCAGCGGCCGTGGCCGTGGGGCGGGCTGTCAGGTTTTTGACCGACGGCGCGTAGAGTCGAATACGCAACGTAGCAAACGAAGCAAGCGAAACAGCGCCCCTACCCGGCACATCATTGACTTTGAGGGTAATATCATACGGTTCCTCCCGCGCCTGATTGCAGTTGGTTTGCCAGGAGAAAGTAGCGGTTGCAGGCTGAGCCTGAGATACACCTCCGTTGATCAGTTTAGCATATTCAGGTGGCACCAGTTGACCAGCAGGGAAAGGCTGACCATCGCTGTTCACGTTGAAGGGCCCACCAAAAGCCGTAATGATGACACGTTGACCGTCGGGGTCAGTAGCCCTGATCGCCTGTTGAATCAGCGTACCGGCTTCCACACAAATCTCGGCGCCGACAATGAGCGGGCGCTTGTTTGGCTGATCGATTACGATGATTTGCATATCGCGGGTAATCTCGCCAATCAGTACGCCATTACGCCATTCTTCAATGATAAAGGCGAAGTTAAATTGACCGGCCTGTCCAGGCGAATCCCAGCAGAGATCCCCTGTTCGGGCATCAATCGTGAAGGTTGGTGGCGTACCACCATCTTCCCTTACCGAGCTAAAATTACTGGCGGGATCAAGGTAAGCGGGAATAAATCGACTTCGGCAACTGTTGGGAATACCTTCCTGAGGCTTACTAAGCCGGTACGCCAAACTATCACCATCAGCATCGAAAGCAGCTGGGTTGTGGCAGAATTTCTGACCTACGCGAGCCGAATCCAATGGTGGGTTCAGCATAACAGGCGTTGAGTTAACTTCCAGAGCCGCATTGATCAGAATTGTTGTCGACACATAAAACGTAATCTGATCAGAGCTTCCGGCGGGAGGCAGGTTCAGGGTACCTTTGTTCCGGTTAGCGATCTGGACACCAATCGTATAAGCGCCAGGTCCTGGATAGGTATGAGTTGTCACATACGTGTTTACAGATGACGTCCGTCCGTTAATGTATCTACGCCCGGATCGCTTCACTTCTGCCTGCGTACCATCACCAAAGCAGAACGTATAGGAATTAGCATCGTCGGCAGCTGTTTTCCCCGTTACTTCGTCATAGTACGTAGTTAGGGTTATCTCATATGTTAAAGAAGCTCCGGGAAGTCGTCGGGTTGTAATTTCACCTGCCCGTACGTGCGTAGCCTGGCTGATGGTTGGCCAGAGAATAGCCCCCATAGATAGGGCAATGAGCCCAATTGTATAAACTAAACGCATAGAATTATCGCATTTCACTTACAACGAATTCAGACCCAAAAAGTATATTTCCTATTGGGCTAGAAACTGCCTGTTTTCACCTTTCGGGCAAGATTTTGTTCGTATTCTGACTTTTGATTATACTTTATAAAACCCAGGCCGGTTGAACAGGGTTTTCCAGAAAAATCGCAGAAATATACCGACTTGCTGCGTAAATGCCCGTTGATTTTCCAAATCTGCCCACGGAAGTCGCCGGTCACGCAGGTTCACCGCTATTTTCCAGGCATACACAATGGGAATCATAAGCAGATAATGCAGGATAAGCACCAGATACGCGCCAATGCCGTATTGCTTTCGAACCCATAGCAACTGCGACACCTGTATTTGTGGCTTAAATCGGTTAATATGCGTTACTACATGCTGCTGCTTATCTTCACTGCTTCCATACTCAAGATGAATAAAACTGGCATCCCGAAGTAACAGTAATCTCCCCTGCTTCCCTAACCGATAGCCCCACTCAACGTCTTCGCCGTACATAAAAAAGCTTTCGTCCAATCCGCCAGCCTGGGCAATTGTCGATGGTCTCGTCATCAGAAATGCTCCTGAAAGCCATTCAACCTGATTTGGATCAGAATACTGCGGGTCAGGAACAAGCCGCTGAAGCCACTTTTGAAAAAACGCTCCGGCGGGCAAAATATAAAATGCCCGGCGCATCTGCCCAAAGGTCGTGTATAGATTAGGTCGGAGCTGGCCATCGGCTCCTCGTTGCAGAACACTCACGGCCGCCACATCGGGTTGTTTATTCAGTACATCGACGCATCGGGCCAGTACGTTATCAGTCAGCAGAGTGTCGGAATTGAGCAATAGTACAGTTCGGGCTTTTGCCTGCTTAATGCCATAATTATTGGCCCGCGCGAAACCGGCATTATAACCCATATCGAACCAACGAACAGTCGGGTACTGTGCCAGAATAACAGCCTGACTATCATCGCCCGACTGATTATCAACAACAATAACCTCAAAATCAATACCTTCCGTATACGTATGAATTGACGCCAGACAGTTCAGAATGAGCTTAGGCGTTTTATAATTGACGATGATTATGCTTAAATCGAGCAAGACAAGTTGAATTAGCGGGGCATAAAGATAGGTATTAGTAAAAATGGAATTGGGTAACGGAGTTAATTCGTTTATCACAAATTAGCTCCGTTACCCAATTCCATGTACAAGACCCACCAGATAATCAATACAATACCCAGGTATCTTTGCCACCTCCCCCTTGCGACGAATTGACCACGAGCGATCCCTTCCGTAAAGCTACCCGTGTTAGTCCGCCTGGAATAACATTAACGCCATCGCCATAGAGAATGTAAGGCCGTAAGTCAACATGACGCCCTTCGGCATGATCGCCGACCAGACACGGCACCCGCGAAAGCGAGATCGTTGGCTGAGCGATGTAGTTTCGTGGATTTTCCTGAATTTTCTTTCTAAATAATTCGTGGTCTTCGGGCGTAGCCTTAGGGCCAATCAGCATTCCGTAGCCACCCGCTTCGTTAGCCTCTTTTACAACGAGTTGCTCAATGTTTTCCAGTACATACCGGCAGTCTTCTTCTTCGCGGCAGATGTAGGTTCTGACGTTTGGAATAATAGCCTCTTCGCCTAAATAATACTGAATAATTCGCGGTACGTAGGCATAAATAACTTTATCATCGGCAACGCCCGTTCCGGGTGCATTGGCGAGGGCAACGCGTCCTTTTTTGTAGACTTCAAAAATACCCGGTACGCCGATCATAGAATCCGGATTAAAAGCCTGCGGATCAAGGAAGGTATCGTCAATGCGTCGGTAAATCACATCCACAATCTGAAATCCCTTCGTTGTACGCATCTTCACATAGCCACCCGACACGACCAGATCACGGGCTTCGACCAATTCAACCCCCATTTGCTGAGCCAAATACGAATGCTCGAAATAGGCTGAATTGTAAATACCCGGTGTCAGAACAACAACCGTCGGATTCGGGCGATCGGCAATGTACTGAAGCATCTGAAGCAACCGCATCGGGTAATCGGATACAGGTCGAACACCCGTCTGCGTCAGTACTTCAGGAAAAGTTTGCTTCGAGAGTTCGCGATTTTCCAGCATGTACGATACGCCCGACGGACAGCGGAGGTTATCTTCCAGCACCATAAACTGGCCATCATCACCCCGGATAAGGTCCGTTCCGGTAATATGACACCAGATGCCTTTAGGTGGCCTGACACCCAGACAAGGCGGAAGAAATGACTTACTGGATTCGATCAGGTCGCGGGGAACTACACCATCATTCAGAATACGCTGTTCGTTATAAACATCGTCGAGAAACATGTTCAGCGCCTTAATCCGTTGAATTAAACCAGCTTCGAGGTTATCCCATTCAGCCGACTCGATGACTCTTGGAATAATATCAATAGGCATAATCCGCTCAGTCCCTTCGCCTTCCGAATATACATTGAAGGTAATACCCATACTCATCAGGGCGCGTTCAGCAGCATGTTGTCGACCAATGATGTCTTCACGGGTAAGTTGCTCAACCCGTTGCTGGAAAGGTGCACATCCTGCTCGAACCTGCGCCTCTCCGTCGAACATTTCATCGAAAAAATTTTCGGTTTGATAGTCGGAAAAGGTAAAATTGGCTGTGAGCTGCCCCTGCGACTGGGTCATTCCGTTGAGCGTCTGCGATTGAGATTGCGCGGTGGATTTTCGTTTCATGGAACAATATATTGCCGTTTATTTAAATGGCCAAACAGAAATGCAGTTTAGCTCACTATTCTACAAATGGAACGTAAGAAAGATCAGAATTAGCCAATACCCGTATGGAATAAGATCCCGTCCGCCTATGAATTAATGGATACGCTTATTGCCGCTAATTTGCGGCTACAGTATACGCTATTTTATAATGCCATGTTTTTCATTCGGAGGGGTGCCACGGTTTTGAACCGTGGCACCCCTCCGAATGAAAAACATAAATGTATTTATCTATACATGCGAAGTGCCTGATTTTCTTTGGCTTTCATCTGATCTGGATTCAAGCCAGGAAGATTTTGTAAGTGTATTTCCCTCAGTACATTTTAATCTCGACATGCTTTATCGCTTCATTTTGGCCCTTTTTAACATTTTTTAAGAGTCTTGCAACAGTATATCTACTTAGGGCGTATCAGCAGTAGAATTAGCGCAGGAGATAAGCTCAGGCTAGTTCACTAGTCTAACCAGTAAACAAAACCAACAACAATTTCCATGAAAACACTGCTTGTTTTCAGTTGCGTGGCTGCCCTTGCGCTAAGCCTGAACGCCTGTAACCGTAATTCTGTAGACCCAACGACGGCCGATGCCTCGGCCAGGTCGGCCTCTGTCTCCGGAACGACCGGTGGGCCTAAAAGTCTGACAGTTGTCGATGTGTCGACCTTGCCAGCGGCCATTACGACGTATATCAATACCAACTATGCGGGTGCTACGATTAAAGAAGCCAGCAAAGGCCCAGCAGGCAATTATGTCGTTGTTATTTCAGTAAATAGCACGATTAAATTGCTGGCTTTTAAAGCCGATGGGACATTTGAGAAAGTACTCGATGGAAAAGGCGGACCCATGCGGGGTGATTCTGCGCATCATCCAAAACCGGATTCGCTCCACCATCCCAAGCCTGATTCGCTTCATCACCCGAAACCAACTCCCGGTGATTCTGTACGCCATCCACGCCCTGCCCCTGGCGATACTGTTCGTCATGCCGGTCCTGGTCGGGGACCAGATGTAACGGTCGTTGCGGTATCGAGCTTACCCGCAGCCATCACAACGTACATTAATACCAACTACGTGGGTGCAACGATCGAGAAGGCTGTTCAGGAGAAAAAAAGCACGGATTATGTTGTCCTGATCAAAACCACCGACAGCAAGCATGTCGTGTTGCTCTTCGGATCGGATGGCACGTTTAAGAAAGCAGTAACTGGCAAATAGCTTCCCTTTTTGTTTACCAGAACACAGAAAGACCTGGCTTATGCCGGGTCTTTCTGTGTTAAATTTCTCTGGTTATGAAAAGTGTAAGCCCGTCTAAATCGCTCCTGTCATTTTACAGGCTCACGCCAAAACGCTCTCCTAGCTCTTCCAGGCTTTTTACGACCGGTTCCACCAGCGGAATGCCATGAACGAGCCGCTCGGCCTCCATCTCACGCTCCGGATCACCAGGAATCAGCACCCGGTGTCCTTCAATGGCTTTCGCCTGTCGGAATCGTTGAATCCAGGTATCCATATGCGTTTTAAACTCGTCGGCAGGACG comes from Spirosoma aureum and encodes:
- a CDS encoding T9SS type B sorting domain-containing protein: MRLVYTIGLIALSMGAILWPTISQATHVRAGEITTRRLPGASLTYEITLTTYYDEVTGKTAADDANSYTFCFGDGTQAEVKRSGRRYINGRTSSVNTYVTTHTYPGPGAYTIGVQIANRNKGTLNLPPAGSSDQITFYVSTTILINAALEVNSTPVMLNPPLDSARVGQKFCHNPAAFDADGDSLAYRLSKPQEGIPNSCRSRFIPAYLDPASNFSSVREDGGTPPTFTIDARTGDLCWDSPGQAGQFNFAFIIEEWRNGVLIGEITRDMQIIVIDQPNKRPLIVGAEICVEAGTLIQQAIRATDPDGQRVIITAFGGPFNVNSDGQPFPAGQLVPPEYAKLINGGVSQAQPATATFSWQTNCNQAREEPYDITLKVNDVPGRGAVSLASFATLRIRLYAPSVKNLTARPTATAAGRAIQLNWTAYSCGRIASIGGASDTTKLIIYRKEGCTPIVSQSCTTGLPASYGYQEIARIPYTATSYIDTSSLKRGVSYSYRIVASNPGIGNNGGLSVVSTEACLELPLLAPVMTQVTVDSTDTQRGRITVRWTRPLGLNPGDLGAPYQYRLQRATGLAGADFVNIATINTNLQAGVADTVFVDRGSSVSALNTTANAYRYRVEFYYTGTNGQLTRLDVTDPASSIRLAVTPAQRQVALSWQANTPWSNDNQTHDVYRSRSGPNGPFNKIAEVRVQGAQTYVFTDTGNDTFVADGNTSRQLSADSSYCYRVMTRGQYADPKLATLGILINYSQIICATPSDTTKPCSPNLGLDSLNCASLSSESLCGQTSFTNKLHWTLTSGPTCDPNVVGYKLYYGRYQQDKPAELASIPAPTTSFDHTNLTTVAGCYYVTAVSKSGVESLPSNTVCNDACPAFVLPNVFTPNGDGKNDLFQPLKCPRFVEGVALVVYNRYGSKVYEGTSSTLAWDGKSSDGADLPSGLYYYQVTVRYAMLDREAPAQVLKGWVQILREGVSMK
- a CDS encoding glycosyltransferase family 2 protein → MINELTPLPNSIFTNTYLYAPLIQLVLLDLSIIIVNYKTPKLILNCLASIHTYTEGIDFEVIVVDNQSGDDSQAVILAQYPTVRWFDMGYNAGFARANNYGIKQAKARTVLLLNSDTLLTDNVLARCVDVLNKQPDVAAVSVLQRGADGQLRPNLYTTFGQMRRAFYILPAGAFFQKWLQRLVPDPQYSDPNQVEWLSGAFLMTRPSTIAQAGGLDESFFMYGEDVEWGYRLGKQGRLLLLRDASFIHLEYGSSEDKQQHVVTHINRFKPQIQVSQLLWVRKQYGIGAYLVLILHYLLMIPIVYAWKIAVNLRDRRLPWADLENQRAFTQQVGIFLRFFWKTLFNRPGFYKV
- the lysA gene encoding diaminopimelate decarboxylase; this translates as MQLKDRNYQIQGVDVLAIAEEFGLPAYVYDADKIIEKIGLLRSSFTGVNLKIKYAAKALTNVSILKLMRQQGVEMDSVSVNEARMGMLAGFEPGQIMFTPSGVAFDEIREAVDLGLQLNVDSLPLLEWVGQTYGGAVPISIRINPHIAEGGNIKISTGHADSKFGISILQRPEIRAVVEKYHMSVAGLHIHTGSDFKNANAFLRGAEVLFELASDYPDLKFIDFGSGFKVAYKAGDHITDIVDLGRKVSETFQAFCQQYGRELELWFEPGKFLVSECGHLLVRTNIVKENPTRTFVAIDSGLNHLIRPMMYDAYHDIKNVSNPLGNEKTYTVVGYICETDTFATDRPLPDVRPGDVLSFENAGAYGFSMSSNYNARLRPAEVLVYDGNPYLIRQRETFEDLMRGQVDVPILNSEIIEQQV
- a CDS encoding PepSY-like domain-containing protein, translating into MKTLLVFSCVAALALSLNACNRNSVDPTTADASARSASVSGTTGGPKSLTVVDVSTLPAAITTYINTNYAGATIKEASKGPAGNYVVVISVNSTIKLLAFKADGTFEKVLDGKGGPMRGDSAHHPKPDSLHHPKPDSLHHPKPTPGDSVRHPRPAPGDTVRHAGPGRGPDVTVVAVSSLPAAITTYINTNYVGATIEKAVQEKKSTDYVVLIKTTDSKHVVLLFGSDGTFKKAVTGK
- a CDS encoding YebC/PmpR family DNA-binding transcriptional regulator, producing MGRAFEYRKARKMKRWGQMAKTFTRIGKDIVIAVKNGGPDPDTNGRLRAIIQNAKAANMPKENVDRAIKKASSKDQEDYKEIVYEAYAPHGIALVIETATDNHNRTVANVRSYLNKLGGSLGTQGMLDFLFDRKSVFRIPADGIDQEELELELIDVGGDEIEFDDEANQYVIYGEFTAFGSIQKFLEEKGYDIKQAEFERIPNDYKELTDDEVADVEKLIERIEEDDDVQMVYHNMR
- a CDS encoding circularly permuted type 2 ATP-grasp protein, with product MKRKSTAQSQSQTLNGMTQSQGQLTANFTFSDYQTENFFDEMFDGEAQVRAGCAPFQQRVEQLTREDIIGRQHAAERALMSMGITFNVYSEGEGTERIMPIDIIPRVIESAEWDNLEAGLIQRIKALNMFLDDVYNEQRILNDGVVPRDLIESSKSFLPPCLGVRPPKGIWCHITGTDLIRGDDGQFMVLEDNLRCPSGVSYMLENRELSKQTFPEVLTQTGVRPVSDYPMRLLQMLQYIADRPNPTVVVLTPGIYNSAYFEHSYLAQQMGVELVEARDLVVSGGYVKMRTTKGFQIVDVIYRRIDDTFLDPQAFNPDSMIGVPGIFEVYKKGRVALANAPGTGVADDKVIYAYVPRIIQYYLGEEAIIPNVRTYICREEEDCRYVLENIEQLVVKEANEAGGYGMLIGPKATPEDHELFRKKIQENPRNYIAQPTISLSRVPCLVGDHAEGRHVDLRPYILYGDGVNVIPGGLTRVALRKGSLVVNSSQGGGGKDTWVLY